One region of Bradyrhizobium betae genomic DNA includes:
- a CDS encoding tail fiber domain-containing protein translates to MLSQIGAGLNNTGLTSAEGSALDTLKNNAAAGNPYAGQIASYAQSLLSGGGATAQAANVQDNLAAYRNWMTPYANGSMIGNNPALTAQLAQIRSDVGNDVNSQFAAAGRDLSGANLMAYGRGVAAAEAPVIAAQYNQDVANQLAATNALYNAGNTTANTLTQMQQSDLANRGQGVTAAQSALDARNYGANATLAEEVQRRGIPVQALSLLAQIGVPIAQLGTQGNSTTTGTQEKSGVDQFATIAGGISGLINAFKPK, encoded by the coding sequence ATGTTGAGTCAGATCGGCGCCGGGCTCAACAACACCGGCCTGACGTCGGCGGAGGGCTCGGCGCTCGACACGCTGAAGAACAACGCTGCGGCGGGCAATCCCTATGCGGGGCAGATCGCGAGTTATGCGCAATCGCTGCTGAGCGGCGGCGGCGCCACCGCGCAGGCCGCCAATGTGCAGGACAACCTCGCAGCCTATCGCAATTGGATGACGCCCTATGCGAACGGCAGCATGATCGGCAACAATCCGGCCCTCACCGCGCAGCTTGCGCAGATTCGGTCGGATGTCGGCAACGATGTCAACTCGCAGTTCGCCGCCGCGGGCCGCGACCTCAGCGGCGCCAACCTGATGGCTTACGGAAGAGGCGTCGCGGCGGCTGAGGCGCCGGTGATTGCCGCGCAATACAATCAGGACGTGGCGAACCAGCTTGCCGCGACAAATGCGCTTTATAACGCCGGCAACACCACGGCCAACACGCTGACCCAGATGCAGCAGAGCGATCTTGCCAATCGCGGCCAGGGCGTCACCGCCGCGCAGTCGGCGCTCGATGCACGGAATTACGGAGCCAACGCCACCTTGGCCGAGGAGGTGCAACGCAGGGGCATTCCCGTGCAGGCGTTGAGCCTGCTCGCGCAGATCGGCGTGCCGATCGCCCAGCTTGGGACGCAGGGCAACAGCACGACGACGGGAACGCAGGAGAAATCCGGGGTGGATCAGTTTGCAACGATTGCAGGCGGAATCAGCGGTCTGATCAACGCCTTCAAGCCCAAATAG
- a CDS encoding ISL3 family transposase, with translation MQQALHRSSLVPRGFVVESAYYEGDRAIVVVRASGSVGLCPSCGAVSRRVHSRYRRRVTDLPLSGRTVQLVVIARRFRCDAVLCGRQIFTERFAEGVLAPSARRTARLESIVHHLGLALGGRPAADFARRLMLPVSKDTLLRVVRRRHRPPADPLKVIGIDDWAWRRNHRYASIICNLERRRIVTLLPDREPATAQAWLAAHPTIAIVARDRGGGYGEAAARALPHAVQVADRWHLMENASRAFLDAIRKSMRQIHSAIGATTINPKLLSAAERLQYEGYLRREETNATILALSKGGTPIKQIVRQTGHSRKLVRQVIRGERTDVFRTRQSSLDPHLPWLDDQWASGCRNGAELWRRLTARGFRSSLRVISEWATRRRRAEKADAQNLQRIPSARTIARLMTIGRDLLTKAETVTVAAIEAGAPSLVEAREIIAEFHLMIRRKAEADLTTWIERARASLVASFARGVTSDEAAVRAAITSPWSNGQTEGQITRLKLVRRQMYGRGKLDLLQARLIGAE, from the coding sequence ATGCAGCAAGCACTCCACCGCTCCAGTCTGGTGCCGCGTGGGTTTGTTGTAGAGAGTGCGTATTACGAGGGTGATAGGGCCATTGTTGTGGTCCGAGCGTCGGGAAGCGTCGGCCTATGTCCATCGTGCGGAGCGGTATCCCGGCGTGTCCATAGCCGCTATCGAAGACGCGTGACGGATCTGCCGCTCTCGGGGCGGACCGTCCAGCTCGTAGTAATTGCCCGACGCTTCCGCTGCGACGCCGTTCTGTGCGGGCGCCAAATCTTCACGGAGCGCTTCGCCGAAGGGGTACTGGCACCATCGGCGCGACGCACGGCGAGGCTGGAGTCTATCGTTCATCACCTCGGCTTGGCGCTTGGCGGTCGACCGGCAGCAGACTTCGCAAGGCGGCTGATGCTGCCGGTGAGTAAGGATACTCTCCTGCGCGTGGTCCGACGCCGTCACCGTCCCCCGGCTGACCCTCTTAAGGTTATCGGCATTGATGATTGGGCCTGGCGGCGCAATCACCGATACGCCAGCATCATCTGCAACCTGGAAAGGCGCCGGATCGTCACCCTGTTGCCAGATCGTGAACCTGCGACAGCCCAAGCCTGGCTCGCCGCTCATCCCACGATCGCTATAGTCGCTCGCGATCGCGGCGGAGGATATGGCGAAGCTGCGGCAAGAGCCCTCCCGCATGCGGTACAGGTCGCTGATCGTTGGCATTTGATGGAGAATGCCAGTCGGGCCTTCCTCGATGCGATCCGCAAATCGATGCGCCAGATCCACAGCGCAATCGGGGCGACAACCATCAATCCCAAACTGCTCAGCGCGGCCGAGCGCCTGCAGTATGAAGGATATCTTCGCCGCGAAGAGACCAACGCGACGATCTTGGCCCTGTCCAAAGGCGGAACGCCGATCAAGCAGATCGTGCGCCAGACCGGCCACAGCAGGAAGCTGGTACGGCAGGTGATCCGCGGCGAGCGCACCGATGTCTTCCGGACCCGGCAAAGTTCGCTGGATCCGCATCTGCCATGGCTCGACGATCAGTGGGCGTCCGGCTGTCGAAATGGTGCTGAACTTTGGCGACGCTTGACGGCACGTGGCTTCCGAAGCTCGCTCCGCGTCATCAGCGAGTGGGCGACCCGCAGACGACGGGCCGAAAAGGCCGATGCCCAAAACCTTCAGCGGATCCCGTCGGCTAGAACAATCGCGCGCCTCATGACAATCGGGCGGGATTTGCTAACGAAAGCCGAGACAGTCACGGTCGCGGCGATCGAGGCTGGTGCACCAAGCCTGGTTGAGGCCCGCGAGATCATCGCTGAATTCCACCTGATGATCCGGCGCAAGGCCGAGGCGGATCTCACCACATGGATCGAGCGCGCCCGTGCCAGTCTTGTCGCATCGTTCGCCCGCGGCGTAACGAGTGATGAAGCGGCGGTTCGAGCAGCGATCACCTCGCCTTGGTCCAACGGACAGACCGAGGGGCAGATCACCCGCCTCAAGCTCGTCAGACGCCAAATGTACGGCCGGGGGAAACTCGATCTGCTTCAAGCCAGATTAATCGGCGCAGAATAA